A region of Flavobacterium indicum GPTSA100-9 = DSM 17447 DNA encodes the following proteins:
- the dusB gene encoding tRNA dihydrouridine synthase DusB, whose translation MVKIGNIILPEHPLLLAPMEDVSDPPFRRLCKMHGADLMYSEFISSEGLIRDAMKSKKKLDIFDYERPVGIQIFGGDEEAMEMSAKIVETVQPDLVDINFGCPVKKVVCKGAGAGVLKDVDLMVRLTKAVIKGTSLPVTVKTRLGWDENSINIDEVAERLQDIGVQALTVHARTRAQMYKGHSDWTHIERIKNNPRITMPIFGNGDIDSPEKALEYKNKYGLDGMMIGRAAIGYPWIFNEIKHFFETGEHLAPPTVADRVEAARNHLIWSMEWKGERVGIVEMRRHYTNYFKGIHGFKECKQKLVTTDGHNELMDLFETIKEVYANYEHQV comes from the coding sequence ATGGTCAAAATAGGCAACATCATTTTACCCGAACATCCTTTGTTATTGGCACCCATGGAAGACGTGAGCGATCCGCCTTTCCGTAGGTTGTGTAAAATGCATGGCGCCGATTTAATGTATTCTGAATTCATTTCATCTGAAGGTTTAATTCGAGATGCCATGAAGAGCAAAAAGAAATTAGATATTTTTGACTATGAACGTCCAGTAGGCATCCAAATTTTTGGTGGTGATGAAGAAGCCATGGAAATGTCTGCCAAAATTGTAGAAACCGTACAGCCCGACTTAGTGGATATTAATTTTGGTTGTCCCGTAAAAAAAGTGGTGTGTAAAGGCGCAGGTGCTGGAGTACTAAAAGATGTCGATTTAATGGTCCGATTAACCAAAGCTGTAATTAAAGGAACCAGTTTGCCCGTTACTGTTAAAACCCGTTTAGGTTGGGACGAAAATTCTATCAATATTGATGAAGTTGCGGAGCGTTTACAAGATATAGGTGTGCAAGCCCTCACCGTTCATGCCAGAACAAGAGCTCAAATGTATAAAGGCCATTCTGATTGGACGCATATTGAACGCATTAAAAACAATCCTAGAATCACCATGCCAATTTTTGGTAATGGCGATATCGATTCTCCAGAAAAAGCCTTAGAATACAAAAATAAATATGGTTTAGATGGCATGATGATTGGTCGTGCTGCCATAGGTTATCCTTGGATTTTTAACGAAATCAAACATTTTTTTGAAACCGGGGAACACCTTGCGCCACCAACGGTTGCCGATAGAGTTGAAGCAGCGCGTAACCATTTAATTTGGTCTATGGAGTGGAAAGGCGAACGCGTAGGTATTGTTGAAATGCGTCGTCATTATACCAATTATTTCAAAGGTATTCACGGATTCAAAGAGTGCAAAC